Proteins co-encoded in one Bacillus paramycoides genomic window:
- a CDS encoding GNAT family N-acetyltransferase, translating to MYNIEIRRPNSDDIDEMNLFFRLVITDTFNNEGLSQLLDDIENEINTKKQYLKNDLESNGESRYFLLAIDTSNDKIIGTIEIGPASTLIHSCTGGVFKDLYEIGTVFVLPEYQQKGIGNLLLHAMYTTLLSRGITEYCLDSGYKKAQSIWTKKFGEPSYVLKDYWGESSDHMIWKKSLHDTPIIFKL from the coding sequence GTGTATAACATTGAAATTAGAAGACCCAATTCGGATGATATAGATGAAATGAATTTGTTTTTTCGTCTTGTTATTACTGATACCTTTAATAATGAAGGGTTATCCCAATTATTAGACGACATAGAAAATGAAATTAATACGAAAAAACAGTATTTGAAAAATGATTTGGAGAGCAATGGGGAAAGTCGTTACTTTTTATTAGCAATTGATACAAGTAACGATAAAATCATTGGAACAATTGAAATCGGTCCAGCAAGTACATTAATTCATAGCTGTACAGGTGGTGTATTTAAAGATTTATATGAAATAGGAACTGTATTCGTCCTACCTGAATATCAACAAAAGGGTATAGGTAATTTATTACTACATGCAATGTATACTACGTTACTTAGCAGAGGGATAACAGAATACTGTTTAGATAGTGGATACAAAAAAGCGCAAAGTATATGGACGAAGAAGTTTGGAGAGCCTAGTTATGTACTGAAGGATTATTGGGGAGAATCAAGTGATCATATGATTTGGAAGAAGAGTTTACATGATACACCTATAATATTTAAATTATAA
- a CDS encoding NUDIX hydrolase, producing MRAPYQVLIFPYIITEDSIQYAIFNRSDYGYWQGIAGGGEDGETPIESAKRESFEEAGILREFPYIKLDSVSSLPVEDVVGGFLWGEDVYVIKEFSFGVKVPTKDILLSKEHHNYKWLCFEEAVMLLKWDSNKTALWELNKRLLKQLKY from the coding sequence ATGAGAGCGCCATATCAAGTATTAATATTTCCTTATATAATAACTGAAGATTCTATTCAATACGCTATTTTTAACCGAAGTGATTATGGTTATTGGCAAGGAATAGCTGGTGGTGGAGAAGATGGTGAGACTCCTATTGAATCAGCAAAACGGGAATCATTTGAAGAGGCTGGTATTTTAAGAGAATTTCCTTATATAAAATTAGATTCTGTATCTTCACTACCTGTAGAGGATGTAGTCGGCGGGTTTCTTTGGGGAGAAGATGTTTATGTAATAAAAGAATTTTCTTTTGGAGTTAAAGTTCCTACAAAAGATATTTTATTATCCAAAGAACATCACAACTATAAATGGTTATGCTTTGAGGAAGCAGTAATGCTTTTGAAATGGGATAGTAACAAAACAGCATTGTGGGAATTAAACAAAAGGTTATTAAAGCAATTAAAGTATTAA
- a CDS encoding nucleotide excision repair endonuclease, translated as MNLIKISIPEVDVTITERKQVIRGDEPRITPINGFIDFHLFPRDKGGIFMFYNINDELLFVGKARKIRQRIKKHFEDNVSPIKNHRDEVYRIDACIVEDPTEREIYETYIINEYKAKYNVDKVFYK; from the coding sequence ATGAACTTGATTAAAATTAGTATCCCTGAAGTTGATGTTACAATTACTGAACGTAAACAAGTTATTAGAGGAGACGAGCCAAGAATTACGCCAATCAATGGCTTTATCGATTTCCACTTGTTCCCACGAGATAAAGGCGGCATTTTTATGTTTTACAATATTAATGACGAACTTCTTTTCGTAGGTAAAGCTCGTAAAATTAGACAACGTATTAAGAAGCATTTCGAAGATAACGTTTCGCCAATTAAAAATCACCGTGACGAAGTATACCGCATTGATGCATGTATTGTAGAAGATCCAACAGAAAGAGAAATTTACGAAACATATATCATTAATGAATACAAAGCAAAATATAACGTTGATAAAGTATTCTATAAATAA
- a CDS encoding undecaprenyl-diphosphate phosphatase: MNWLEAFILGIIQGLTEFLPISSTGHLYLGRHLFQLDEAGLFLDTMLHIGTLLAVFIYYKKEFIYLIKNPFSKLMLLLIVGTIPAVVIGLLFKDFFEDISKTGITIGWEFLVTGFFLYMADKQKNGRKKMVDITYKDAFIIGSFQAAAIFPAISRSGMTIVAALWKKLDRETAAYFSFLLSTPAIVGAIILQFADVFQGKAESISSTSLIVGTLSAAFFGYIAVSWMIQYLKRHSLKVFAYYVWGLGILIITLQYTHVF; the protein is encoded by the coding sequence ATGAATTGGTTAGAAGCTTTTATTTTAGGGATTATACAAGGTTTAACAGAGTTTTTACCGATAAGTAGTACAGGTCATCTTTATTTAGGCAGGCATTTGTTTCAACTAGATGAAGCGGGATTATTTTTAGATACGATGCTTCATATTGGAACTTTACTTGCAGTGTTTATTTATTACAAAAAAGAATTTATATATTTAATTAAAAATCCATTTTCAAAACTAATGCTACTACTTATTGTCGGGACGATACCCGCAGTTGTAATCGGATTGTTATTTAAAGACTTTTTTGAGGATATTTCAAAAACAGGTATTACAATTGGTTGGGAGTTTTTAGTGACAGGATTCTTTCTCTACATGGCGGATAAACAAAAGAATGGTCGTAAAAAAATGGTCGACATTACATATAAAGATGCATTTATCATTGGTTCATTTCAAGCAGCTGCTATTTTTCCGGCAATTTCTCGTTCTGGAATGACAATCGTCGCTGCATTATGGAAAAAGTTAGACCGCGAAACTGCTGCTTACTTTTCTTTCTTATTATCAACGCCAGCCATTGTCGGAGCTATCATTTTGCAATTTGCAGATGTTTTTCAAGGGAAAGCAGAATCTATTTCTAGTACATCTTTAATTGTCGGAACGTTATCAGCAGCATTTTTCGGTTACATAGCTGTTTCATGGATGATTCAATACTTAAAACGTCACTCTTTAAAAGTATTTGCGTATTACGTATGGGGATTAGGCATTTTAATTATAACGTTGCAATATACCCATGTGTTTTAA
- a CDS encoding PQQ-dependent sugar dehydrogenase, whose protein sequence is MTNVKIRLRPIVHNLNLPTVIKTAILPGETTERLFIATQLGEVFYIGDGDIKTFLNIRHRIIKLGTFEEGVASSGYDERGLLGLAFHPQFNHNGLFYLHYSVAGTQGPGALSKQFKPNPCDEKTLNLKWTNKDTQYDHIDTIEEWILQSNGKPQKRRTLLNIRRPFFNHNGVNSLNFSPETGKLVFTNGDGGSGYDPFNLSQDDLEIAGKIIEIDVSRDTFITNPPVVTRFNELPLSIQETLTVIAKGVRNITGISFQRFYNQYIKYAGNVGQDIVESIFSFVQYKPIPVTELVQTHLMRVTLDQYGFINFGWRGWEGELPTSFIRHCSENPTLNERIMAYYNETIETSVQRIQPLISYYHKDSRPDKFDGTSLTGVQPYMGTAIPSLTGSIVFTDLAKKEKSQSPVKGALAYSRAGTHGKHTDFHVIETHYDFGEQAAYFMSLGTNLDQTRLYLGVYGSMKVTDLNKGTIFEIVP, encoded by the coding sequence TTGACAAACGTTAAGATTCGTTTACGGCCCATCGTTCATAACTTAAATTTACCGACTGTAATAAAAACAGCTATACTTCCAGGTGAAACGACCGAAAGGCTATTTATCGCAACTCAATTAGGAGAAGTTTTTTACATAGGAGACGGAGATATAAAGACATTTTTAAATATTCGTCACCGAATTATTAAATTAGGCACATTTGAAGAAGGTGTTGCTAGTAGCGGTTATGATGAACGCGGCTTACTAGGACTAGCGTTTCATCCGCAATTTAATCATAATGGCTTATTTTATCTTCATTATTCAGTAGCCGGGACTCAAGGACCAGGAGCGCTTTCAAAACAATTTAAACCGAATCCTTGTGACGAGAAAACTTTAAACTTAAAGTGGACAAATAAAGATACTCAATATGATCATATCGATACAATTGAAGAATGGATTTTACAATCAAACGGTAAACCTCAAAAAAGAAGAACTTTACTTAATATAAGAAGACCATTTTTTAATCATAACGGCGTAAACAGCTTAAACTTTTCACCTGAGACTGGAAAACTTGTTTTTACAAATGGAGATGGTGGTTCAGGCTATGATCCGTTTAATTTAAGTCAGGATGATTTAGAAATAGCGGGTAAAATAATTGAAATCGATGTAAGTAGAGATACATTCATAACCAATCCTCCAGTAGTTACACGCTTTAATGAACTTCCTTTATCTATACAAGAAACACTTACAGTCATTGCAAAAGGCGTACGTAATATAACAGGTATTTCATTTCAAAGGTTTTATAATCAATATATCAAATATGCTGGTAATGTCGGACAGGATATTGTAGAGTCTATTTTTTCTTTTGTTCAATATAAACCAATACCAGTTACCGAACTTGTCCAAACTCATTTAATGAGAGTTACTCTCGATCAATATGGATTCATTAATTTTGGTTGGAGAGGATGGGAAGGAGAATTACCAACTTCTTTTATAAGGCACTGTTCTGAGAATCCAACTTTAAATGAGAGAATAATGGCTTATTATAATGAAACTATAGAAACATCAGTGCAGCGTATACAGCCTCTAATTAGTTATTATCATAAAGATTCCAGACCAGATAAATTTGACGGAACTTCACTTACTGGCGTTCAGCCGTATATGGGAACTGCAATTCCTAGTTTGACTGGTAGTATTGTATTTACTGATCTTGCTAAGAAAGAAAAATCGCAGTCTCCAGTAAAAGGTGCGTTAGCATATTCTAGAGCTGGTACGCATGGTAAACATACTGACTTTCATGTTATTGAAACCCATTATGATTTCGGTGAGCAGGCAGCTTATTTTATGAGTTTAGGAACAAATTTAGATCAAACTAGATTATATTTAGGGGTTTACGGTTCTATGAAAGTAACTGATTTGAACAAAGGTACTATTTTTGAAATCGTTCCTTAA